GGTATTGTCGTGCTTCCTCCGCCGTTCAACCGTCATAGGAGCTTCCTCTCTGTTGAGTGTTCTAGGTATTTACATTCCTACCAAGTCCTCATTGATGTTGTTTGTTGGACTCCGTTGTTTTAAATGTTGTTGTGGTGTTGTTTGAAGTTcatgatatttttattgttaatttagtAATCAATAGAATTTTTGTTGAGGCGTTGTTCTTCGACTGTGTGAGTGTTAGGTTGCTAAATTTTGCAGAATTGTTAATCtaaatattgattttgatcCTAGTTTATGTTTGTTAGTTCTGATTATTTGGCAATTTGATCAACTGTTTGTGATGTGCTGTTATGTGGCATGTGTTTGTTAGGTTGCAATTTTTTTCAGTTATTAACTTGAATAATTTGTTGGATCTGACATTACAGTTTTCATGTTGTTAATGTGTTCATATGACCAGTTAATGTTATTGGGTTGCTCTTTGTTGATGTTGTGATTGTTAATATGTGAAATTGATTTGACTTtctgttcattttttttaacaacttTGGTGTAATGAGAGAATATCTGAAAATgttctaatttcttttcatttggGATATTGAGTATTTAATTTGCACACAACTAACGGAGTACTTGGTTTAGGGTATCATTTTAGGGCAATTAATGATTTTAGAGTTTGTAGGCATCATTGGAAATGCACACGTAGTCTGTGCTGGTTTGTTTGCGTTTGGAGTTTGGATGATGCATGCATACTTTAGATAAGACAGGtatggaaaaaaaaatgtaGAGTAATGAGATATTTATGAGTATTCAGTTTATGTGTTGTTTGGACATGCAGATGGATGTGAATGGAGGTGAGGTGATAGGGGAGTATGGGAGTGGTCTAAATGATGTGAACGAGGAGATGAATGGGATAGAGGCAGGTGGTGATGAGGTTCATGAGGAATAGTTGCCCAAAGGAGGACAAGTCTTTGACTTGAGCGTGGATGATATTTTGAACCAAGTTTTGGAAAGTGTGGAAGATGCATATGAGTTTTATCGAAGGTATGAAAGAGTAAATGGGTTTGGGTTATAGAAAGGGGACTCAGGTAAATACTGCAATGTTAATCTTGTGAGATatcaatttttttgtaataagaAAGGATTGAGGGGCATTAGGCACTATGATACGATTGACAAGCAGGGGGACACAAACCTAAGACACGGACTGGATGCAAAGCAATGCTATCAATATATTTGGAGAAGAGTGAGTATAATTGGAAGGTTAGGAAGGTAGTGTTAGAGCACAACCATGAATTAGCACCTGTTATGATGTCCCACCTAATTTTGAATCATCATAAAATGACAGATGCAGCAAAGGCTTACACTGACGGGATGCATGCATATGGAATTGAAATGTCAAAAATCTTGGGCTACATTGTTGGTATGTCAGGGGATACTCTTTGctaggatttttgaaaaaggatactTACAACTACGCTGACAAGATGAGGCGGTCAAGAAAGCTAACGGTGATGCGAATGCAACGTTGGTTTACTTTGAGGGAAAAGTTATTGGTGACCCTATGTATGTTGCACGCTACAACCACAAAAAAGATGAAAGGCTTGGTAACATGGTTTGGATTGATGGGCATAGCCGGTCTGATTTTCAGTGTTTTGGAGATGTTTTAGCGTTTGACTCCACTTACAGGAAAAATAAGTACAAACGTCCAATAGTAATTTTTTCTGGTTCAAACAATCATAAGCAAACTACCatttttggttttgggttgtTGATAGATGAAATGGTCTCATCGTATAGGTGGATGTTACAAAATATTGGAGGTTATGTACTAGAAGAAGTCTTGTGTAGTTGTTACCGATTGAGACAAAACGATGATAAAAGTTGTGAAGTTGGTTTTACCGGAGGCACACATCGTTTGTGTACGTGGCATGTGGAAAAGAACGCGATGTCAAATGGGAAAGATGAACACCTCCGCAGTTTGTTCAACCGTTGGTTGTACTGGACATAGAGGTTCATGAATTCGAAGATGATTGGGTTCAAGCGATTGAGGAGTACGGGCTGCATGAAAGGAGTTCGGCAAGGCAtatgcatgaaaagtaaaagttACAGGCGAACACGTACTTGAGTGAAAAGTTTTGCGCCGAATTTCGGACCACATCGCGAAGTAAGAGAATAAATGTTGTGGTTAACAAGTTTTCAAAGTCAAGCCATACCATCCTTGGGTTAGTGCAAAATTTGGAGCTAGTCGTCCATGAATATTGGAACAAGGAGATTTTGCTACAGTTTAACTCCATTTACATGAATTCGGTTATGACGACATGTTTGAGGTCAATAGAGATAGCTACTACTAGGGTTTATACACGAGAGTTGTTCTCAGAAGTTAGGAAAGAGATTGAAGGAGCTGGAGCAGTTAATCTAGCTATGAAAAAGCGGTGCTTGGACACAACGTTTATTATCTAGAGAAATATAAGAAACCAGATGTTTAGGTAATGGTAGCTTCTAGAAGAAGTAGAGGAAAACTCAATTGTCAATTCTTGTTTTGGGAAAAGAACAGGTACCTGTGCAGACATATGTTCTTTGTAATGAAAGCAGAGCATTTGTGGGAAATACCTGAAAGATTGGTCCTTCAACAATGGAGAAAGGATGTCAAAGACGTTAACCAATATATCGAGAAGTGGGACGATTCAACCCAAAGAGGTTTTTTGGTTTGACATGGGGCACCTTACACAAAGTCTCAATGGCTTCTTTACCTAGGTTcacaagaaagaaaattattttggaaagtAATGGATGACATAATTAATTTGTGCAATAATCTAGAAACCGAATGTTGAGGGTTAGCAAAAGAAGTGGACACAAAGGAGATGAAGGGGTGGTGAGGGATCCCGAGGTGGCTAAACCCAAGGGCGCCCTGCGACTTGCCAAACAAAGGCTCTTAAACAAGAGAAAGCGTTGTGCAAACTGCAAGCATGTCAGGCATACGAAGAGAAAATGTCCCCAATATAGGGGAAGAAGTCTTCAATAGACAAGGATGAGGACCTTCACGGCATGGCCAATGCTAGGATCACTAATGCAGGATGACACATGTGAGTTTAGACTTTTTTAGTTCAAAGGGTTCCTATTGCATTTCCTTTATGAGCCATTAATGTTATTCAATTAACTTCTGTGTTCTAGCAGGGAGCTGGGCTCGCAGGCACTGGAAAACATGGAAGGAAGCATGAAATTTTCACTTGTCAGTTAGCCAAATCAACCAACGGCAGCCACGTAAGAAATGATGCAAAGGCAGGTTGCACAATCAATGAGGAGTGCGCAAATGAGGTTAGTATATGTGAATGTGTTTATGTATTCTCAATGCCTACTTGTGATGATACATGTATTCAGTGTCATGTTGCATGTGTATAATTATTTTGACTGTTAAAAATTCTTGTATAATCACTTGCTTACGTAATGATACAGGTTAGGATCTTCCTTGAAAGATTACAAAGAGGATCATGGAAAGCTCGACGAGTACCGTTGATTATCAGACGCTCCCCCACGTAACAATGAATGGTTCCTTTCTCATTGTCATTGCATCGATGAATTTGTTATATCTTGAATTAGTTGAGTATGCTTAATTGTTGGTGTTTGGAATCATTTATATCATTTTTGGTTGGACATTATTAGAGAAACCTAGTCATTATTTTTCTACGTATGTCTTTTTGCATGCTGTAGTTATGGTTGTTACGCGTActttttcttgtatttataatattcttaaaaatttagcaTGATATGTCACTTAATTGTTCTTTCCCAAGTTGATATATTTGCTTCTACGAATGGTATGGTTGCTGTATGTTTTTTATATGGGACACAGAATTTATTTGGGGATAACATACGTGAGGATTTAGTTgtctgaatttaattttatttgatcaGATAAGCAGTGCTATTTGCTGAAGAAAAATGTGGACAAAATGTGAACCCTTGTGTTATTTTGCCTGAGACGGAAAGAAAAGTACTCAAAGGAAGAGGAAGGACTAACAATCAAAATTGAGTAAATGTTTAACATTGAAGATCAATAAAGGCATAACATTATTCTATTGTGTTTTGTTATTATACTACGCatgttaaaatttgatttcaatttcttGTGAACTAGGTTTAGaccatttcaattttatttatgcTTCTTGATGATCACGACAAAGTTCAACCATGGCGGTGTTGGATTACATTGTCCCACGTTCTGAATTGTATTTGCACTTAAAAAATTAGTACGATAATAAATCTTTAGGAAtccagtattttttttttggcctCCGATCTTAACACTAAAAGTTGAGgatagttatttttgttaacttGATTTGTTTTGCATCAAAACAGGTGTGTCGACTGGTATTTAGAATTGAAGGGATAATATAGAGTGGTGACATTGCTTAAGCACCTTGCACAATCTTCGACCGtttttattatatgaaatttGTTTCTTTTGGGTTTGAAGAGTAATTGATTgggttttgaaaatttagcaAATCCAAAATTAATGACAACAGCTGGGCCTAAGGAGTAAATGATTGGGTTTAGGTGATTAACCAAATGccaaaattaataacaataccTAGGCCCAAAAAGTTAGTTATTGGGCTTTTGATAATTCATCCCATGCAAAATTAATAACAACATCCTAACCTGAAGAGTAAGTGATTGGGTTTCGGGTATTAAGCAAATGCCAGAATTAATAACAAAAGCTTGGCCAAAAGATTGATCCATTGTGCTTTTATGAATTCAACTAATGACAAAGTTAATAACAGCCCAAAATATATTTAGTTGGATTTAACCAACTTGTGTTCCTTGAATTAGTGAGAATCATGTATTGTTTCGTAAGCCTTAGGGTTGCGATGCCATGTTATCAGCATTGCAAGGATTGGCAAATAATAGTCTTCCATTACTTCCTCAATTGTTACTTTATAATCATGCAATTGCTTCATGTTATTTCTTCCATTCCTTTGCATGTCTCTCACAATGTGGGCCTTATTGTCACTTCTCAACACTTTCACTTACGAAGTaagaaacaaaaggaaaatagttGCAAGTTTTACCAATTTCATGCACACAAAAGAAAGTTGTAGTCAGTTTTATATATCAACTCCTAGTGTAAAGAGAAATACTTAGCATACAAAAGATATGTAGGCCACCATGATCTAGTGGCCACGACCTTATATTAACAAAAGTAAGACCCAATTTTTCAACAAATTAGACCCACCAGATTTGCGCGATTTGCTGCAGAATGCATGATAACAAAATATCAACTACAGGATCTAAAAGGTCAAACTGCCACTTAAAGATGGACCTGATGGAGCCGGTGCATTGTTGCCGTTGCGATGATGCGTGGAACGGGACATGTTTTGGTCCCAATCAGCCATGGCCTTATGAGCCACCTCGCGAGCAATGGGTTATGTCTCCCCTAACCAAATTAAGAGCAAGCTTCATCCTAGTCTGGTTGTTGACATCGTAGAATAGCCATCATGGAATTAAGTAAGTTAGTTTGTTAAACATGCACCATGGATttaaagaaatgaaaattaaactacAAGTGGGAGTTGGAATAAGAAGTGTAAGTTACCTCTAGCATGAAAACTTTGAAGAGCCAAGATTGCATCATCCATTGAACAGCCCACACTCCGCAGTCGTTTCTACACGAGAGATTATAGTTACAGTATCATTACTCAATAATTATTTGACGGTACAACAATGACAACATGAATTAGGATGCGACTTACGAGTACTCATTTTGCTACCTGACTTTAGGCTCCTCGATGTTGAAGGTAGATGAATGTGGTTAATAATGTCCTTTATCGCTCTAAAACCTAGTATCTTGCAACATGTTTTCTATGAAGAAGGCCTACAAAGGTTTAATGAAATTAGCTGCACTCGTAGTTATTCAAGTGGTACCGTGTATTAATGCATGATATGCATGAGGAGTTGTTAAGCATCATGCGGTGTATACTAACCACATATTTCATCTGAGCAATCCTGGCATCATGTTCTGATGAATTCTTTGTAGAATCCAGGTAAATGAGCATGTGGAACACCAGATCCACAATCATCAGGTACTAGTGTTGCTTCTATCGAAACATATATCTGTACAAATTAAGGAAAGAAGTTATCATATACGATCACTGTTTAAAGTACATGAAAACTTGAGTGTATCCACTTGTCTAACACAACTTGAAACCAAAGGTGAAAGAACACTTGGAGATACAAATTCAGAAACAGATTATTACCCGATGCAAGTTATCTGCATATCCCATGAAATTAGAGTGAATGAATTCAAAAGTGTCAATGCTATGGTTGACAGGACTAAGCGCAATTTGCTGGATATGGAAACATAGATTGTCATGAGACACAAACACAAATCAACCGCTTCAAGTGTTCAGAAAAGTGAGCTTGCACTAGCTTACTGGAAAGGTGGTTGGCAAGAATCATTTAGAAAAGATGTTGTCAAAGCTGAGCATAAAGCCCACCATGTTGATAACCTGTTGAAGGAAAGAGGATTATCCAACAATGATAGAAAAACTTCCTAGACAACAACATATAACCAAACATATGTAAACCACAGCTTACGTCATCAACAATTTGCTACCCCAGCCGCAGGCTCCACAATGAACGCCAATCACCCTATGCATACTCATCGGCGACTAGAATCTCCCTAGAAAAAGAAACAGTTAACAAGCATGCTCACACGCAAAGATATGAAGGTGTATTATTTCGACAACTCACATTGACGGGACCAAGCCGAATACATACCTTTCATCAAGATTCTTGGAGAAAATGTAAGCGGTCATAGCAAACTCTGACCCTTGAAAATTTATTCCCTCTGGTGGTTGAAAAGCCAAGTCAAGACACTGCACAAGCAAAGCAACACAAAGTCCAAGTAAATTACACCCATCAGGGCCAACACAAGGGAACTTCACACAGGAAAGAAATATTATCACACTCAAACAGTAAAGTCATTACCTGCAGCATCAGATGCAACATGGAAGGTTGGGTGTGTGATATATGTGAGCGGTGAGCCATGCTCAGTTTTTCTAATGTCACTACCTTGTGAAGATGCAGAATCCTAATCCCAAAATGTTAACTTGCGCTGCACCAAGACTAAACATTTAATAAGTTGACACTTTTGGAAGTAAAtaggcaaaagaaaaaaaaatttacctaCTTTCAAGTAACTGGACATAGCGGCATCACCGTTTCTATTCCTTTACTTCTTCCTCTGGCGAGCTGTGTCCCCTCTAGTTGTTGGCTTCAGTGGCGGTGAGATCTTTTTGGCACCACGCTTTGCTCCCACAGCTTTCTTGCTAACCACATTCGGCTATTATGGATTCGCCGATGTTGAAAGCGTTTTCCTACACAGGACCATCGGTAAGTTGCCTTCCATGGCTCCCTTTTTCAGGTCGGCAAGTGGACCAACGGTACGGACCAGAGCCTGGAGAATCTTTCCACGATCCACGAGTATCCCGGAGATAGTCCTAATGTGGTCATTCAGGGTCTTTATGACCGTCCTGGTTATTTCATTTTGGTTTATTATCTACAATATGCATACAACCTCATACATCCATGTAAGCAAAACTAACTAACAACTATACAGTTCAAACAAACATTATAGCGAAAAGATGTGCAGAAAACCAACATCCTGAAATATTTGGATGAACCTAATGGCATGGTTGTCATCGACGGTACCGTCACCACCATCCGTCACTTTAACAACCTCATTTCTCCAAAGATAACCATTATTGGACTTCACACAGAAAAGAGAATACACAACAaacaacaagaataataaagGTGTCACCCGTATAGGTTTACTCACCTCACGAGAGAAGCATCGTCATTTCTCTCATGTGCATCAacttgctcttttatttttcgaagTATCTCTTCCACAGTAGCACAGGTCTTCATTGCTCAAACTTGCACATACTATGGAACATAATAAGACCACATGTATTATATGAAATCATGACATGGGCTTCTATCATATCCTTGGTCCCTGAGTGAGCTAGGTCGAGCTATACAAACAAATCTCAATTTCATTCCAttccaaaaatatttgtatCGCATGTCTAAAAAAAGggaatatatttaattattcacAAAATGGTTAAGAAACAAAAAGTAACATCTTTAATGGAACCCATGCTTTTCACGGTACGTATATTAAATTGACAATATCTCCCAATTAAAATATGATGATGGTATGTGTAAAAGTGACTCATACACATGTTGCCCACATGTTGAGTAAACCCCCAATGAGGCTTATAGAAGAAGCAATCAGAATGAAATGACCCTCACCTGCTATGCGTTCTCCCTATGTGTATAGTCATAGACCTTAAGACTACAGCGACCTGACAGTTGGAATGACTATTCACCTTTACTTAGGACCAAAAAATATGATACACACCAGCctcacaaaaaattaattttagaatctgttctgagggttacctgaaactgtaggtcgatctcagacgagatcttctgtactgggcGGAGCTGTTGTGTGCGACTTGATGATAGTGGCCGGAGCCGCcgcgtccgacttgtttgacttggtggtggtgctgatccttcgtcaacGGTGGGTGGTGGCACCttcaagggactccgatgcttaagttagcaagggtattaagcaggtttttagtagaatcagagtatgagttatacctgggtgctccagtatatttataatggcgtagagtgacctttttagataagataagttagttatcttatctttatcttatcttcaagtaaggtcatcttatcttcaagggaaccgcccttctctttgtaggcttgggctgccttagaaTTTGGGGCGTGGTCCTCcgtttgggccctttttgggctttcctggtgatttgaccgagctctttgagaagagatcggattgtcctgacctgaagaggtcggtcaacTTGCTAGTAGAACATCCCaggtcggatagctcgacccagggtatgaacagtgcccctgctcgagctcggtcttctgtTTCGAGGTCGAGTCTTCAGTTTTAGAACTTCGATCCTTTtatggtgaagccgaactcgagcattttgtcgacttCTTCTTTGTAGGGTTCTCCtttgaatgcggaacgttttcttttgaatttttattcatttgaaaACGCACGTCTCCTTGCTTTGGGAATGCGCGAGGATTTAATAACCTCATTAATACTTTTAGTGTTCCGTTTCTTCGTTCATTTTGAACTTTTCacaaaacggtttctcttctctGTTTCTTTGCTGTAACTTCCCCTTTTTCTTTCTCGCTTTTAGTTTTTCCCTGAGACTTGCATTTTTGCGTTTCTTTCCGCGACGTCATTTGGTGATTTTTGGTGCTTTTCGTTGCTCTGAAAGGCTATTCCAGTTTCTATTTTTCCGTCCTCAGTTTCCTTCGAAGCTTCCTTTTTCCaggttggttcttctttctgcTTCTTTACTTCTTTTGCTTTGCCTTCGATTCTTTGGTAAAGTTTTGGTTTTGCTTGAATGCATGTTGGGAAGCTTGAACCTTTTTGCGTCGTCGTGCTTTCTTGTTGCTGTGCTGCATGTTTTTCTGGTTTTTATGAACCTATTTTCTTTACCCAAAAGTTTGCTCTTTTTGATGACTTTCACTATGTTGATGATTTTACTGATGAACCTTTGTAGAAAGTAACAATTTTTTCTAGTGGCTCGTTTCGATTTTCTTCTTGATACTTTTGTTGTTTGGTAGTTCTGTTTGTTGATAACCTGAGACTGTGAGTTGGGGAGGTATTTATTTTGATGACTTTTGATTTGTAGCTCGTGGCTTTCTTCTCAGAGTGTCACTTTTGTTGAAAAGGGCATTATCTTCCTGTTAGGAAGTGTAAAGATGTAGACTTGTAGGTTTCCCTGAGTCTTTATTCCATAACTTGCCTCTAAAGGATGTCCCTGGATCTTTAGTGTgggtcctggggtttccttttgtTGTTTGTATTGCTCTGTGTAATATTTGTCtgagatattttttagtaatccattttcttacttgtttgtaggactagttggccatgtcttcttgcaaaaatattgtagagacgtcttctaaggttcctgaggggatgtccgattggttgGATTCCCTTGTGTTAATGTGTGTTTCTGTGGTGAATGCTGAGTTTTGTATGGAGCTTAGGAAACATCACCGCGTCTGTAAGAGTAGTGATCAGGAAAGGATCTAAGAATTGGTGGCACCTGATTCCAAggagagggtttgctttcctGCTCTGACCTGGAGGGAGCgccctttcttttatgcttatgactaTTTTTTTAGCCAGTTGAATatcacttttccttttacttcctttgagaccgatctgttgtggtcgtgtaatgtaGCTCCATCCCAGCTCCATCCGAACTCCTGGGGGTTTATCAAGATCTTTCAGCTTCTTTGCCAAGAGTTGGACGTTACTCCTTctcagactcttttcctttatctgTTTGTTTTAACTAAGCCTGGgagttcttcaaaaaagaaagcctcATGGGTTTCCTTTAGATCTTCCCAAGGACATAAagttttttccatgtatgacgagtccttcagggacttcaagaattacttttttaagGTCCGAGCAGTTGAGGGAGTTCGGCCATTTTTTCTGGAAGCAAATGATGAGCCTACCTTCCTCTTGTGTTGGCAACAGAATTTAGTGCTGTCTCGATATACGTGGGAGATGCTCGatgaggtcgagcaggcctttgtAAATGTTTTGGAAGATATTTGGAGGGAACCTCCTCATCTTGAcactaaaaaatttttaggGGACCTGTCTCTTATCCAAACTGCATTGGgtatttaaaaattgatatgtttttgttttgtttctgctttcttattttttttttggtttgtaaactgttgttttaaatttttcaaagatGGCCAAAAATAATGACTcgatgaaggcctttaagaaggcgaggaaGGCTACTGCGGCTCAGAACATCTCGGCCAGGGTAGCTGGGGAAGGATCTTCTCATGCTTTGTCCAAGCCATCGGTACCGAGCTCTCCCGGACCGAGGAGGATGATCCCTACCCCTCGGGTCCACGTGCTCGATCCTCCCCAGGCTTCTGCTACTGTTTCTTCTCCTACGGCCGCTCCTCCTCAAAAAAGACCCCGGACTGTCAAGCCTTTTAATCTAGATGCTCCTGATTTTGATGCGGTCGGGTTTGTTGATCAACAAATTGGTCCttatggtgtcatgcctactgatgatgtatccattcttcatcacttgGATTTTATCACTCGGAGTGGCATTAAACTGGCACACATGGGACCAGCTTTATACCGAACCGCTCAAGATTTTCCTATCCATGCTACAaaggcctttatggaggaggccaagtcggaatttgattgaattaagggcttgaaggaggagctcgaggtgaAAATGGCCAAGTTGGAGAAGGAATTGCAGGGGGAGAAGACTCGGGCTGTTGCTTTGGCAGCTTCTGCCAAGTTGTCTGAAGATATGGCTTTGAAGCATAAGGATAGTTATGTTACAACTTATTGGGAGATCATGGGTCTGAGGAAGGAGTTGGAATCTGCCCGAGCTGATTATGCCGAGCTCCAGGGTGATCTAGTGGGTGGTGTAAATGTTGCTTATGAGAATCTAAGGGATCAAATTCGAGTTCTTGTGCCTGATCTTGACCTTACTCTTTTCAGCTTGGAAAATATCGTAAAAGAGGGTAAGATAGTTCCAGAtgatcctgatgatgatgaagtcGACCCTCCTCCTGTACCTGCTACCAAAGCCTCTGTTGCGCCACCTTCTTCAACTCTGGCAGCTGAGGTTGCTCTGCCTGAGTCTGATCCAGATgtccagattctgaaccgggatgatgggatGGTTGATGCGGTtcctcttcagactcgtcctccttcaccccggGATGCTACAACTGGGAAGTCCTTGGATCCTCTATGATTGCCTCTTGGTGTATTTGTGTgtagcccggcttgtgggctttaaactctttttattttgtagttATATGGTTCTGACTTCTGAATGCTTTTAGTTGCTTTTCTGTTAgtaactttattttttgaaaaaacaaagGTAGTTTTTCAGGCTCTTTTGGGGTTGACTTCAGGTGGCCTCTTG
The Arachis duranensis cultivar V14167 chromosome 5, aradu.V14167.gnm2.J7QH, whole genome shotgun sequence genome window above contains:
- the LOC107488719 gene encoding protein FAR1-RELATED SEQUENCE 5-like: MLSIYLEKSEYNWKVRKVVLEHNHELAPVMMSHLILNHHKMTDAAKAYTDGMHAYGIEMSKILGYIVDEAVKKANGDANATLVYFEGKVIGDPMYVARYNHKKDERLGNMVWIDGHSRSDFQCFGDVLAFDSTYRKNKYKRPIVIFSGSNNHKQTTIFGFGLLIDEMVSSYRWMLQNIGGYVLEEVLCSCYRLRQNDDKSCEVGFTGGTHRLCTWHVEKNAMSNGKDEHLRSLFNRWLYWT